One part of the Gadus macrocephalus chromosome 8, ASM3116895v1 genome encodes these proteins:
- the tox4a gene encoding TOX high mobility group box family member 4-A isoform X4: protein MDLNFYSDLSGSCGQNVDTEFLDTQAYGEYSENKFPGSSDNYLTITGSGHPFLSAEQTFHTPSLGDEVFEIPPISLDPDSALNVGDVVSHFGELSDGSDGVVGQVGSRSLVSNLVVGANDPSFASTFVNSGSQGIEHLNLGVMSQSGAGALLSSSALELGNSNGSHFSSSSPMTIDVQLGDIGHGLLGSSQLSTINQSELGLGLSAGNILLQTNSPDQPLSATASPAGSLQDDDMDDFRSVLVDSPMSLSSASSSGPSHMPPRPTLLASAPIRRGGGKPATLASVTALAAAAAAGKRGRKKKDPNEPQKPVSAYALFFRDTQAAIKGQNPNASFGEVSKIVASMWDSLAEEQKQVYKRKTEMAKKEYLHAMAAYRANQMSQPSSEVMETSPSPPPPAPPPAPPVVAMVPAARLAPSGPLEENTITNICASNIILDVPEVTTRSRTGANKPTLPPLGSVTMTTSSLVPPGVTKIIISRQMLPAGGQVVTVLPSGVRTLQPVATYSAAARLPPPLQQMQQMQHGPPRLQQMAPAPPPLQMASKPREAGVASAMSAAGAAVPPPPLQIKIVPASVQGGKGGPVIVTTAAAAVLSASALSTAVSGPSLALQVVNSAHLDGHADEEVVAEVFSSEETDMEVGDALEGHSMCVRAGCTNPAVDSTDWDREYCSNECVADHCRDIFMAWCSIRSHHMGTVK, encoded by the exons ATGGATCTGAATTTTTACTCTGATCTGTCGGGTAGCTGTGGGCAGAATGTCGACACGGAGTTCTTAGACACTCAGGCATATGGGGAATACTCAGAGAATAAG TTTCCAGGCAGCAGTGACAATTACCTGACCATCACCGGATCAGGGCACCCTTTTCTGTCTGCAGAG CAGACATTTCATACCCCAAGCCTAGGCGATGAGGTATTCGAGATCCCTCCGATTTCCTTGGACCCGGATTCAGCCCTCAACGTCGGCGATGTAGTGTCCCACTTTGGGGAGCTTTCAGATGGCTCGGACGGTGTGGTTGGACAGGTTGGCTCCAGAAGCCTTGTTAGCAACCTGGTGGTCGGAGCCAACGATCCGTCGTTCGCCTCCACCTTCGTCAACAGCGGCTCCCAGGGCATCGAACATCTGAACCTGGGGGTGATGAGCCAGAGCGGAGCTGGAGCTCTGCTTAGCTCTTCGGCTCTG GAACTGGGGAATTCGAACGGATCCCACTTCAGCAGCTCCTCGCCCATGACCATCGACGTGCAGCTCGGGGACATCGGCCACGGCCTCCTGGGCAGCAGCCAGCTGTCCACCATCAACCAGTCTGAGCTGGGGCTGGGCCTCAGTGCGGGCAACATCCTGCTGCAGACCAACTCTCCTGATCAGCCGCTGTCAGCCACCGCGTCCCCCGCCGGCTCCCTGCAGGACGACGACATGGACGACTTCCGG AGTGTCCTGGTCGACTCCCCCATgtccctctcctctgcctcctcctctggtccctCCCATatgcccccccgccccaccctgcTGGCCTCGGCCCCCAtccggagaggggggggcaagCCGGCCACACTGGCCTCGGTGACGGCCCtggcggcggctgctgcggcCGGCAAGAGGGGCCGGAAGAAGAAGGACCCCAACGAGCCCCAGAAGCCTGTGTCGGCGTACGCGCTCTTCTTCAGGGACACGCAGGCCGCCATCAAGGGCCAGAACCCCAATGCCTCGTTCGGAGAGGTGTCCAAGATCGTGGCCTCCATGTGGGACAGCCTGGCCGAGGAGCAGAAGCAG GtgtataaaagaaaaacagaaatggCTAAGAAGGAGTATCTCCATGCAATGGCAGCATACAGAGCCAACCAGATGTCCCAG CCCTCCAGCGAGGTGATGGagaccagcccctcccccccgccccctgctcccccccccgctccccccgtGGTCGCCATGGTGCCGGCCGCCCGCCTGGCCCCCAGCGGGCCCCTGGAGGAGAACACCATCACCAACATCTGCGCCTCCAACATCATCCTGGACGTGCCCGAGGTCACCACGCGCTCCCGCACCGGCGCCAACAAGCCCACGCTGCCGCCGCTGGGCAGCGTCACCATGACGACCTCCTCCTTAGTGCCCCCCGGCGTCACCAAGATCATCATCTCGCGGCAGATGCTGCCGGCGGGCGGGCAGGTGGTGACGGTGCTGCCCAGCGGCGTGCGCACGCTGCAGCCCGTGGCCACGTACAGCGCCGCCGCCCgcctgccgccgccgctgcaGCAGATGCAGCAGATGCAGCACGGCCCGCCGCGCCTCCAGCAGATGGCGCCGGCACCGCCGCCGCTGCAGATGGCGTCCAAGCCCCGCGAGGCCGGTGTGGCCTCGGCCATGTCGGCTGCCGGCGCCGCCgtgcccccgcccccgctgcAGATCAAGATCGTCCCCGCCTCCGTCCAGGGCGGGAAGGGCGGGCCCGTCATCGTcaccacggcggcggcggcggtcctGTCGGCCAGCGCCCTGTCCACCGCCGTGTCCGGGCCCAGCCTGGCGCTGCAGGTGGTCAACTCGGCCCACCTGGACGGCCACGCGGACGAGGAGGTGGTGGCCGAGGTGTTCTCGTCGGAGGAG ACGGACATGGAGGTGGGGGATGCCCTGGAGGGCCACAGCATGTGCGTCCGGGCGGGCTGCACCAACCCTGCGGTGGACAGCACCGACTGGGACCGGGAGTACTGCAGCAATGAGTGCGTCGCCGACCACTGCAG GGATATCTTCATGGCTTGGTGCTCCATCCGCAGTCACCACATGGGCACGGTGAAATAA
- the tox4a gene encoding TOX high mobility group box family member 4-A isoform X3: MDLNFYSDLSGSCGQNVDTEFLDTQAYGEYSENKFPGSSDNYLTITGSGHPFLSAEQTFHTPSLGDEVFEIPPISLDPDSALNVGDVVSHFGELSDGSDGVVGQVGSRSLVSNLVVGANDPSFASTFVNSGSQGIEHLNLGVMSQSGAGALLSSSALVRNELGNSNGSHFSSSSPMTIDVQLGDIGHGLLGSSQLSTINQSELGLGLSAGNILLQTNSPDQPLSATASPAGSLQDDDMDDFRSVLVDSPMSLSSASSSGPSHMPPRPTLLASAPIRRGGGKPATLASVTALAAAAAAGKRGRKKKDPNEPQKPVSAYALFFRDTQAAIKGQNPNASFGEVSKIVASMWDSLAEEQKQVYKRKTEMAKKEYLHAMAAYRANQMSQPSSEVMETSPSPPPPAPPPAPPVVAMVPAARLAPSGPLEENTITNICASNIILDVPEVTTRSRTGANKPTLPPLGSVTMTTSSLVPPGVTKIIISRQMLPAGGQVVTVLPSGVRTLQPVATYSAAARLPPPLQQMQQMQHGPPRLQQMAPAPPPLQMASKPREAGVASAMSAAGAAVPPPPLQIKIVPASVQGGKGGPVIVTTAAAAVLSASALSTAVSGPSLALQVVNSAHLDGHADEEVVAEVFSSEETDMEVGDALEGHSMCVRAGCTNPAVDSTDWDREYCSNECVADHCRDIFMAWCSIRSHHMGTVK; encoded by the exons ATGGATCTGAATTTTTACTCTGATCTGTCGGGTAGCTGTGGGCAGAATGTCGACACGGAGTTCTTAGACACTCAGGCATATGGGGAATACTCAGAGAATAAG TTTCCAGGCAGCAGTGACAATTACCTGACCATCACCGGATCAGGGCACCCTTTTCTGTCTGCAGAG CAGACATTTCATACCCCAAGCCTAGGCGATGAGGTATTCGAGATCCCTCCGATTTCCTTGGACCCGGATTCAGCCCTCAACGTCGGCGATGTAGTGTCCCACTTTGGGGAGCTTTCAGATGGCTCGGACGGTGTGGTTGGACAGGTTGGCTCCAGAAGCCTTGTTAGCAACCTGGTGGTCGGAGCCAACGATCCGTCGTTCGCCTCCACCTTCGTCAACAGCGGCTCCCAGGGCATCGAACATCTGAACCTGGGGGTGATGAGCCAGAGCGGAGCTGGAGCTCTGCTTAGCTCTTCGGCTCTGGTGAGAAAT GAACTGGGGAATTCGAACGGATCCCACTTCAGCAGCTCCTCGCCCATGACCATCGACGTGCAGCTCGGGGACATCGGCCACGGCCTCCTGGGCAGCAGCCAGCTGTCCACCATCAACCAGTCTGAGCTGGGGCTGGGCCTCAGTGCGGGCAACATCCTGCTGCAGACCAACTCTCCTGATCAGCCGCTGTCAGCCACCGCGTCCCCCGCCGGCTCCCTGCAGGACGACGACATGGACGACTTCCGG AGTGTCCTGGTCGACTCCCCCATgtccctctcctctgcctcctcctctggtccctCCCATatgcccccccgccccaccctgcTGGCCTCGGCCCCCAtccggagaggggggggcaagCCGGCCACACTGGCCTCGGTGACGGCCCtggcggcggctgctgcggcCGGCAAGAGGGGCCGGAAGAAGAAGGACCCCAACGAGCCCCAGAAGCCTGTGTCGGCGTACGCGCTCTTCTTCAGGGACACGCAGGCCGCCATCAAGGGCCAGAACCCCAATGCCTCGTTCGGAGAGGTGTCCAAGATCGTGGCCTCCATGTGGGACAGCCTGGCCGAGGAGCAGAAGCAG GtgtataaaagaaaaacagaaatggCTAAGAAGGAGTATCTCCATGCAATGGCAGCATACAGAGCCAACCAGATGTCCCAG CCCTCCAGCGAGGTGATGGagaccagcccctcccccccgccccctgctcccccccccgctccccccgtGGTCGCCATGGTGCCGGCCGCCCGCCTGGCCCCCAGCGGGCCCCTGGAGGAGAACACCATCACCAACATCTGCGCCTCCAACATCATCCTGGACGTGCCCGAGGTCACCACGCGCTCCCGCACCGGCGCCAACAAGCCCACGCTGCCGCCGCTGGGCAGCGTCACCATGACGACCTCCTCCTTAGTGCCCCCCGGCGTCACCAAGATCATCATCTCGCGGCAGATGCTGCCGGCGGGCGGGCAGGTGGTGACGGTGCTGCCCAGCGGCGTGCGCACGCTGCAGCCCGTGGCCACGTACAGCGCCGCCGCCCgcctgccgccgccgctgcaGCAGATGCAGCAGATGCAGCACGGCCCGCCGCGCCTCCAGCAGATGGCGCCGGCACCGCCGCCGCTGCAGATGGCGTCCAAGCCCCGCGAGGCCGGTGTGGCCTCGGCCATGTCGGCTGCCGGCGCCGCCgtgcccccgcccccgctgcAGATCAAGATCGTCCCCGCCTCCGTCCAGGGCGGGAAGGGCGGGCCCGTCATCGTcaccacggcggcggcggcggtcctGTCGGCCAGCGCCCTGTCCACCGCCGTGTCCGGGCCCAGCCTGGCGCTGCAGGTGGTCAACTCGGCCCACCTGGACGGCCACGCGGACGAGGAGGTGGTGGCCGAGGTGTTCTCGTCGGAGGAG ACGGACATGGAGGTGGGGGATGCCCTGGAGGGCCACAGCATGTGCGTCCGGGCGGGCTGCACCAACCCTGCGGTGGACAGCACCGACTGGGACCGGGAGTACTGCAGCAATGAGTGCGTCGCCGACCACTGCAG GGATATCTTCATGGCTTGGTGCTCCATCCGCAGTCACCACATGGGCACGGTGAAATAA
- the tox4a gene encoding TOX high mobility group box family member 4-A isoform X2, translating to MDLNFYSDLSGSCGQNVDTEFLDTQAYGEYSENKFPGSSDNYLTITGSGHPFLSAETFHTPSLGDEVFEIPPISLDPDSALNVGDVVSHFGELSDGSDGVVGQVGSRSLVSNLVVGANDPSFASTFVNSGSQGIEHLNLGVMSQSGAGALLSSSALTTLLQELGNSNGSHFSSSSPMTIDVQLGDIGHGLLGSSQLSTINQSELGLGLSAGNILLQTNSPDQPLSATASPAGSLQDDDMDDFRSVLVDSPMSLSSASSSGPSHMPPRPTLLASAPIRRGGGKPATLASVTALAAAAAAGKRGRKKKDPNEPQKPVSAYALFFRDTQAAIKGQNPNASFGEVSKIVASMWDSLAEEQKQVYKRKTEMAKKEYLHAMAAYRANQMSQPSSEVMETSPSPPPPAPPPAPPVVAMVPAARLAPSGPLEENTITNICASNIILDVPEVTTRSRTGANKPTLPPLGSVTMTTSSLVPPGVTKIIISRQMLPAGGQVVTVLPSGVRTLQPVATYSAAARLPPPLQQMQQMQHGPPRLQQMAPAPPPLQMASKPREAGVASAMSAAGAAVPPPPLQIKIVPASVQGGKGGPVIVTTAAAAVLSASALSTAVSGPSLALQVVNSAHLDGHADEEVVAEVFSSEETDMEVGDALEGHSMCVRAGCTNPAVDSTDWDREYCSNECVADHCRDIFMAWCSIRSHHMGTVK from the exons ATGGATCTGAATTTTTACTCTGATCTGTCGGGTAGCTGTGGGCAGAATGTCGACACGGAGTTCTTAGACACTCAGGCATATGGGGAATACTCAGAGAATAAG TTTCCAGGCAGCAGTGACAATTACCTGACCATCACCGGATCAGGGCACCCTTTTCTGTCTGCAGAG ACATTTCATACCCCAAGCCTAGGCGATGAGGTATTCGAGATCCCTCCGATTTCCTTGGACCCGGATTCAGCCCTCAACGTCGGCGATGTAGTGTCCCACTTTGGGGAGCTTTCAGATGGCTCGGACGGTGTGGTTGGACAGGTTGGCTCCAGAAGCCTTGTTAGCAACCTGGTGGTCGGAGCCAACGATCCGTCGTTCGCCTCCACCTTCGTCAACAGCGGCTCCCAGGGCATCGAACATCTGAACCTGGGGGTGATGAGCCAGAGCGGAGCTGGAGCTCTGCTTAGCTCTTCGGCTCTG ACCACTCTTCTACAGGAACTGGGGAATTCGAACGGATCCCACTTCAGCAGCTCCTCGCCCATGACCATCGACGTGCAGCTCGGGGACATCGGCCACGGCCTCCTGGGCAGCAGCCAGCTGTCCACCATCAACCAGTCTGAGCTGGGGCTGGGCCTCAGTGCGGGCAACATCCTGCTGCAGACCAACTCTCCTGATCAGCCGCTGTCAGCCACCGCGTCCCCCGCCGGCTCCCTGCAGGACGACGACATGGACGACTTCCGG AGTGTCCTGGTCGACTCCCCCATgtccctctcctctgcctcctcctctggtccctCCCATatgcccccccgccccaccctgcTGGCCTCGGCCCCCAtccggagaggggggggcaagCCGGCCACACTGGCCTCGGTGACGGCCCtggcggcggctgctgcggcCGGCAAGAGGGGCCGGAAGAAGAAGGACCCCAACGAGCCCCAGAAGCCTGTGTCGGCGTACGCGCTCTTCTTCAGGGACACGCAGGCCGCCATCAAGGGCCAGAACCCCAATGCCTCGTTCGGAGAGGTGTCCAAGATCGTGGCCTCCATGTGGGACAGCCTGGCCGAGGAGCAGAAGCAG GtgtataaaagaaaaacagaaatggCTAAGAAGGAGTATCTCCATGCAATGGCAGCATACAGAGCCAACCAGATGTCCCAG CCCTCCAGCGAGGTGATGGagaccagcccctcccccccgccccctgctcccccccccgctccccccgtGGTCGCCATGGTGCCGGCCGCCCGCCTGGCCCCCAGCGGGCCCCTGGAGGAGAACACCATCACCAACATCTGCGCCTCCAACATCATCCTGGACGTGCCCGAGGTCACCACGCGCTCCCGCACCGGCGCCAACAAGCCCACGCTGCCGCCGCTGGGCAGCGTCACCATGACGACCTCCTCCTTAGTGCCCCCCGGCGTCACCAAGATCATCATCTCGCGGCAGATGCTGCCGGCGGGCGGGCAGGTGGTGACGGTGCTGCCCAGCGGCGTGCGCACGCTGCAGCCCGTGGCCACGTACAGCGCCGCCGCCCgcctgccgccgccgctgcaGCAGATGCAGCAGATGCAGCACGGCCCGCCGCGCCTCCAGCAGATGGCGCCGGCACCGCCGCCGCTGCAGATGGCGTCCAAGCCCCGCGAGGCCGGTGTGGCCTCGGCCATGTCGGCTGCCGGCGCCGCCgtgcccccgcccccgctgcAGATCAAGATCGTCCCCGCCTCCGTCCAGGGCGGGAAGGGCGGGCCCGTCATCGTcaccacggcggcggcggcggtcctGTCGGCCAGCGCCCTGTCCACCGCCGTGTCCGGGCCCAGCCTGGCGCTGCAGGTGGTCAACTCGGCCCACCTGGACGGCCACGCGGACGAGGAGGTGGTGGCCGAGGTGTTCTCGTCGGAGGAG ACGGACATGGAGGTGGGGGATGCCCTGGAGGGCCACAGCATGTGCGTCCGGGCGGGCTGCACCAACCCTGCGGTGGACAGCACCGACTGGGACCGGGAGTACTGCAGCAATGAGTGCGTCGCCGACCACTGCAG GGATATCTTCATGGCTTGGTGCTCCATCCGCAGTCACCACATGGGCACGGTGAAATAA
- the tox4a gene encoding TOX high mobility group box family member 4-A isoform X5: MEFPGSSDNYLTITGSGHPFLSAEQTFHTPSLGDEVFEIPPISLDPDSALNVGDVVSHFGELSDGSDGVVGQVGSRSLVSNLVVGANDPSFASTFVNSGSQGIEHLNLGVMSQSGAGALLSSSALTTLLQELGNSNGSHFSSSSPMTIDVQLGDIGHGLLGSSQLSTINQSELGLGLSAGNILLQTNSPDQPLSATASPAGSLQDDDMDDFRSVLVDSPMSLSSASSSGPSHMPPRPTLLASAPIRRGGGKPATLASVTALAAAAAAGKRGRKKKDPNEPQKPVSAYALFFRDTQAAIKGQNPNASFGEVSKIVASMWDSLAEEQKQVYKRKTEMAKKEYLHAMAAYRANQMSQPSSEVMETSPSPPPPAPPPAPPVVAMVPAARLAPSGPLEENTITNICASNIILDVPEVTTRSRTGANKPTLPPLGSVTMTTSSLVPPGVTKIIISRQMLPAGGQVVTVLPSGVRTLQPVATYSAAARLPPPLQQMQQMQHGPPRLQQMAPAPPPLQMASKPREAGVASAMSAAGAAVPPPPLQIKIVPASVQGGKGGPVIVTTAAAAVLSASALSTAVSGPSLALQVVNSAHLDGHADEEVVAEVFSSEETDMEVGDALEGHSMCVRAGCTNPAVDSTDWDREYCSNECVADHCRDIFMAWCSIRSHHMGTVK; encoded by the exons ATGGAG TTTCCAGGCAGCAGTGACAATTACCTGACCATCACCGGATCAGGGCACCCTTTTCTGTCTGCAGAG CAGACATTTCATACCCCAAGCCTAGGCGATGAGGTATTCGAGATCCCTCCGATTTCCTTGGACCCGGATTCAGCCCTCAACGTCGGCGATGTAGTGTCCCACTTTGGGGAGCTTTCAGATGGCTCGGACGGTGTGGTTGGACAGGTTGGCTCCAGAAGCCTTGTTAGCAACCTGGTGGTCGGAGCCAACGATCCGTCGTTCGCCTCCACCTTCGTCAACAGCGGCTCCCAGGGCATCGAACATCTGAACCTGGGGGTGATGAGCCAGAGCGGAGCTGGAGCTCTGCTTAGCTCTTCGGCTCTG ACCACTCTTCTACAGGAACTGGGGAATTCGAACGGATCCCACTTCAGCAGCTCCTCGCCCATGACCATCGACGTGCAGCTCGGGGACATCGGCCACGGCCTCCTGGGCAGCAGCCAGCTGTCCACCATCAACCAGTCTGAGCTGGGGCTGGGCCTCAGTGCGGGCAACATCCTGCTGCAGACCAACTCTCCTGATCAGCCGCTGTCAGCCACCGCGTCCCCCGCCGGCTCCCTGCAGGACGACGACATGGACGACTTCCGG AGTGTCCTGGTCGACTCCCCCATgtccctctcctctgcctcctcctctggtccctCCCATatgcccccccgccccaccctgcTGGCCTCGGCCCCCAtccggagaggggggggcaagCCGGCCACACTGGCCTCGGTGACGGCCCtggcggcggctgctgcggcCGGCAAGAGGGGCCGGAAGAAGAAGGACCCCAACGAGCCCCAGAAGCCTGTGTCGGCGTACGCGCTCTTCTTCAGGGACACGCAGGCCGCCATCAAGGGCCAGAACCCCAATGCCTCGTTCGGAGAGGTGTCCAAGATCGTGGCCTCCATGTGGGACAGCCTGGCCGAGGAGCAGAAGCAG GtgtataaaagaaaaacagaaatggCTAAGAAGGAGTATCTCCATGCAATGGCAGCATACAGAGCCAACCAGATGTCCCAG CCCTCCAGCGAGGTGATGGagaccagcccctcccccccgccccctgctcccccccccgctccccccgtGGTCGCCATGGTGCCGGCCGCCCGCCTGGCCCCCAGCGGGCCCCTGGAGGAGAACACCATCACCAACATCTGCGCCTCCAACATCATCCTGGACGTGCCCGAGGTCACCACGCGCTCCCGCACCGGCGCCAACAAGCCCACGCTGCCGCCGCTGGGCAGCGTCACCATGACGACCTCCTCCTTAGTGCCCCCCGGCGTCACCAAGATCATCATCTCGCGGCAGATGCTGCCGGCGGGCGGGCAGGTGGTGACGGTGCTGCCCAGCGGCGTGCGCACGCTGCAGCCCGTGGCCACGTACAGCGCCGCCGCCCgcctgccgccgccgctgcaGCAGATGCAGCAGATGCAGCACGGCCCGCCGCGCCTCCAGCAGATGGCGCCGGCACCGCCGCCGCTGCAGATGGCGTCCAAGCCCCGCGAGGCCGGTGTGGCCTCGGCCATGTCGGCTGCCGGCGCCGCCgtgcccccgcccccgctgcAGATCAAGATCGTCCCCGCCTCCGTCCAGGGCGGGAAGGGCGGGCCCGTCATCGTcaccacggcggcggcggcggtcctGTCGGCCAGCGCCCTGTCCACCGCCGTGTCCGGGCCCAGCCTGGCGCTGCAGGTGGTCAACTCGGCCCACCTGGACGGCCACGCGGACGAGGAGGTGGTGGCCGAGGTGTTCTCGTCGGAGGAG ACGGACATGGAGGTGGGGGATGCCCTGGAGGGCCACAGCATGTGCGTCCGGGCGGGCTGCACCAACCCTGCGGTGGACAGCACCGACTGGGACCGGGAGTACTGCAGCAATGAGTGCGTCGCCGACCACTGCAG GGATATCTTCATGGCTTGGTGCTCCATCCGCAGTCACCACATGGGCACGGTGAAATAA
- the tox4a gene encoding TOX high mobility group box family member 4-A isoform X6 gives MEFPGSSDNYLTITGSGHPFLSAETFHTPSLGDEVFEIPPISLDPDSALNVGDVVSHFGELSDGSDGVVGQVGSRSLVSNLVVGANDPSFASTFVNSGSQGIEHLNLGVMSQSGAGALLSSSALTTLLQELGNSNGSHFSSSSPMTIDVQLGDIGHGLLGSSQLSTINQSELGLGLSAGNILLQTNSPDQPLSATASPAGSLQDDDMDDFRSVLVDSPMSLSSASSSGPSHMPPRPTLLASAPIRRGGGKPATLASVTALAAAAAAGKRGRKKKDPNEPQKPVSAYALFFRDTQAAIKGQNPNASFGEVSKIVASMWDSLAEEQKQVYKRKTEMAKKEYLHAMAAYRANQMSQPSSEVMETSPSPPPPAPPPAPPVVAMVPAARLAPSGPLEENTITNICASNIILDVPEVTTRSRTGANKPTLPPLGSVTMTTSSLVPPGVTKIIISRQMLPAGGQVVTVLPSGVRTLQPVATYSAAARLPPPLQQMQQMQHGPPRLQQMAPAPPPLQMASKPREAGVASAMSAAGAAVPPPPLQIKIVPASVQGGKGGPVIVTTAAAAVLSASALSTAVSGPSLALQVVNSAHLDGHADEEVVAEVFSSEETDMEVGDALEGHSMCVRAGCTNPAVDSTDWDREYCSNECVADHCRDIFMAWCSIRSHHMGTVK, from the exons ATGGAG TTTCCAGGCAGCAGTGACAATTACCTGACCATCACCGGATCAGGGCACCCTTTTCTGTCTGCAGAG ACATTTCATACCCCAAGCCTAGGCGATGAGGTATTCGAGATCCCTCCGATTTCCTTGGACCCGGATTCAGCCCTCAACGTCGGCGATGTAGTGTCCCACTTTGGGGAGCTTTCAGATGGCTCGGACGGTGTGGTTGGACAGGTTGGCTCCAGAAGCCTTGTTAGCAACCTGGTGGTCGGAGCCAACGATCCGTCGTTCGCCTCCACCTTCGTCAACAGCGGCTCCCAGGGCATCGAACATCTGAACCTGGGGGTGATGAGCCAGAGCGGAGCTGGAGCTCTGCTTAGCTCTTCGGCTCTG ACCACTCTTCTACAGGAACTGGGGAATTCGAACGGATCCCACTTCAGCAGCTCCTCGCCCATGACCATCGACGTGCAGCTCGGGGACATCGGCCACGGCCTCCTGGGCAGCAGCCAGCTGTCCACCATCAACCAGTCTGAGCTGGGGCTGGGCCTCAGTGCGGGCAACATCCTGCTGCAGACCAACTCTCCTGATCAGCCGCTGTCAGCCACCGCGTCCCCCGCCGGCTCCCTGCAGGACGACGACATGGACGACTTCCGG AGTGTCCTGGTCGACTCCCCCATgtccctctcctctgcctcctcctctggtccctCCCATatgcccccccgccccaccctgcTGGCCTCGGCCCCCAtccggagaggggggggcaagCCGGCCACACTGGCCTCGGTGACGGCCCtggcggcggctgctgcggcCGGCAAGAGGGGCCGGAAGAAGAAGGACCCCAACGAGCCCCAGAAGCCTGTGTCGGCGTACGCGCTCTTCTTCAGGGACACGCAGGCCGCCATCAAGGGCCAGAACCCCAATGCCTCGTTCGGAGAGGTGTCCAAGATCGTGGCCTCCATGTGGGACAGCCTGGCCGAGGAGCAGAAGCAG GtgtataaaagaaaaacagaaatggCTAAGAAGGAGTATCTCCATGCAATGGCAGCATACAGAGCCAACCAGATGTCCCAG CCCTCCAGCGAGGTGATGGagaccagcccctcccccccgccccctgctcccccccccgctccccccgtGGTCGCCATGGTGCCGGCCGCCCGCCTGGCCCCCAGCGGGCCCCTGGAGGAGAACACCATCACCAACATCTGCGCCTCCAACATCATCCTGGACGTGCCCGAGGTCACCACGCGCTCCCGCACCGGCGCCAACAAGCCCACGCTGCCGCCGCTGGGCAGCGTCACCATGACGACCTCCTCCTTAGTGCCCCCCGGCGTCACCAAGATCATCATCTCGCGGCAGATGCTGCCGGCGGGCGGGCAGGTGGTGACGGTGCTGCCCAGCGGCGTGCGCACGCTGCAGCCCGTGGCCACGTACAGCGCCGCCGCCCgcctgccgccgccgctgcaGCAGATGCAGCAGATGCAGCACGGCCCGCCGCGCCTCCAGCAGATGGCGCCGGCACCGCCGCCGCTGCAGATGGCGTCCAAGCCCCGCGAGGCCGGTGTGGCCTCGGCCATGTCGGCTGCCGGCGCCGCCgtgcccccgcccccgctgcAGATCAAGATCGTCCCCGCCTCCGTCCAGGGCGGGAAGGGCGGGCCCGTCATCGTcaccacggcggcggcggcggtcctGTCGGCCAGCGCCCTGTCCACCGCCGTGTCCGGGCCCAGCCTGGCGCTGCAGGTGGTCAACTCGGCCCACCTGGACGGCCACGCGGACGAGGAGGTGGTGGCCGAGGTGTTCTCGTCGGAGGAG ACGGACATGGAGGTGGGGGATGCCCTGGAGGGCCACAGCATGTGCGTCCGGGCGGGCTGCACCAACCCTGCGGTGGACAGCACCGACTGGGACCGGGAGTACTGCAGCAATGAGTGCGTCGCCGACCACTGCAG GGATATCTTCATGGCTTGGTGCTCCATCCGCAGTCACCACATGGGCACGGTGAAATAA